One segment of Platichthys flesus chromosome 15, fPlaFle2.1, whole genome shotgun sequence DNA contains the following:
- the LOC133969818 gene encoding B-cell receptor CD22-like — protein MNSFFSHTGLHVQVRRSVKFGSSYWAEFWCQSSCRLPDHLNYVWYENQQKTTEGDSYSGYFHPEERVSCAVKGNKDFRSPSILVRGQNVWDVSYTSTEICAFRGSTVDITSTYTYPSKWNNLETTVQETIWFIKESNGIPVDLRTDPEYSGRVENLCGNNKCTLRISNLRESDSAVYKFMFTTNQPTWSFTGSVGVTLSVTDPQLQVHVRRSTANPSSTWTELTCHSRCQLPDHLSYVWYKNNKPVGRKKYFHLRHFDAEDRHHCAIEGQERFPSPTVYAPKPPSVSVSPSGEIMEGKSVTLTCSSDANPAAHYTWYKEDEGSPTASGQIFTITNITAEHGGKYQCEAQNTHGHSKATLHLTVGAGKSVIIINTIRLALVVLLVPVHVWTLWTRMKKTLSLKSEVNEAVEMIELDNCPEYDDDAAAAQTEDTEEQEDLV, from the exons ATGAATTCCTTCTtctcacacacaggtttgcatGTGCAGGTGAGAAGATCAGTGAAGTTTGGCTCTTCTTACTGGGCAGAGTTCTGGTGTCAGAGCAGTTGTCGTCTTCCTGATCATCTGAACTACGTCTGGTACGAGAATCAACAGAAGACGACTGAAGGAGATTCTTATTCAGGCTATTTTCATCCTGAAGAAAGAGTTTCCTGTGCTGTTAAAGGAAACAAGGATTTCCGCTCTCCATCAATCT TGGTGAGGGGTCAGAATGTCTGGGATGTGAGTTACACTTCTACTGAGATCTGTGCCTTCAGAGGATCAACAGTGGACATTACCTCTACCTACACATACCCATCCAAGTGGAATAACCTTGAAACTACAGTTCAGGAAACTATCTGGTTCATTAAAGAGAGTAATGGGATTCCCGTTGATCTAAGGACTGATCCGGAGTATTCAGGTCGTGTGGAGAatctctgtggaaacaacaaGTGCACTCTGAGAATCTCTaacctgagagagagcgacTCAGCTGTGTACAAGTTCATGTTCACAACTAACCAGCCTACTTGGAGTTTTACTGGTTCAGTTggagtcactctgtctgtcactg aCCCTCAGCTCCAGGTACATGTGAGGAGATCAACAGCCAATCCATCTTCTACCTGGACAGAGCTGACCTGTCACAGCAGGTGTCAGCTCCCTGATCATCTTTCCTACGTTTGgtacaaaaacaataaacctgTTGGACGGAAAAAATACTTTCACCTCCGACACTTTGACGCTGAAGACAGACATCACTGTGCTATAGAAGGACAGGAGCGTTTCCCTTCTCCTACAGTGT ACGCTCCaaagcctccctctgtgtcagtgagtcccTCTGGTGAGATCATGGAGGGCAAATCGgtgactctgacctgcagcagtgatgctaacCCAGCAGCTCACTACACCTGGTACAAGGAGGACGAGGGCTCACCAACAGCATCAGGACAAATATTCACCATCACTAATATCACAGCTGAACATGGTGGAAAGTATCAGTGTGAGGCCCAGAACACACACGGACATAGTAAGGCCACCTTACATCTGACTGTTGGAGCAG GGAAGTCAGTGATAATCATCAATACCATCAGGCTGGCTCTGGTGGTCTTGCTGGttccagtgcatgtctggactctgtggacgAG GATGAAGAAAACTCTGAGTTTGAAATCAGAAGTGAATGAAGCTGTGGAGATGATAGAG TTAGACAACTGTCCTGAATATGATGAcgatgctgctgcagcacagacagaagacacCGAGGAGCAGGAAGACCTGGTGTGA
- the zgc:77151 gene encoding AT-rich interactive domain-containing protein 5B — MEHNVIQWLGAPSCQRGSYAFYKSVSSRAQPDGPVQVWRLGEFYLIRCGPQDPMCIAEVTLLWEDQTRSQLASTRLYFLPEDTPKGRTGEHGEDEVLAVSRKMVLRVEDLVKWACPEPTGLSSSSQLTPPSGTNGLHKPPPSSEGDVDTSLDTSIEPLTGKPQNVLSERQSIKVLSFPQYCRFRSLQRRIQDGARGPGVQDPHLLALGSVRALPGVRLMFCRDTFSHPTLEGSDSFSWQFRCPSLSLRGRPRKRRGRDDSDSPNSSQSESWLERMKENVMGSVEVGCEGDWLPHPEEQLFLDQLHAFMERQGSPIHKVPNLGFKKIDLFLMYSVVKRLGGYKKVTMDRLWKIVYNELGGCAGSTSAATCTRRHYERLMLPYEEHLRVGGTEFKIPESPTPPKPRGIRGRKPLQRGRKPGPKAKEKITTSTSPLPPTVPLPRLPPLTHTNLSPTGSVLVKRGRGRPKGTRNKATLMAQAKLLALQQPKPKAAAETLLLQAKGREGPTLSSTHRTSILPINMPLTPDLSPLSAPFLHIQPNPKELNPDRGESAAPPPTVLLATLPRHFVGGSLGGFSPIKGMCPLDIFRNHISLQRAPESPALTPQDPAQHHTTIFTLQPKSGSPDTPHPSGDQLQPHPGHQHHNRCSGCTVDDGAQRGGSREARSRPQLPPLRVLPLNLDCSVQVCQLMRTRRLDSSQLQTFTRRLSEALSQDLSAKPPCSPITPPPEQALPLNLSKRFPVKRPSTEGPDQFRAGSNGDTDQTLSKRPRASCMEPAEDATLGGGSSSAGGEETDEEAKNQEEPADLSSPSRIRAFLLRLPPFQVKLEEDLNGTMFGKFLPPGSNSDAQRTETEKLEGGVVVKKEVKKEAELVVDLERHGKNNKQTSEQEETGHAHCSGPVELMRAGPSNADTHCF, encoded by the exons TGGTTGGGTGCTCCGTCCTGCCAGCGAGGCAGCTACGCCTTCTACAAGTCGGTGAGCAGCAGGGCTCAGCCCGACGGGCCGGTCCAGGTATGGAGGCTCGGGGAGTTCTACCTGATCCGCTGTGGCCCTCAGGATCCTATGTGCATCGCTGAG GTGACCTTACTGTGGGAGGACCAGACCCGGTCCCAGCTGGCCAGCACCAGACTCTACTTCCTACCTGAAGACACACCGAAGGGCCGGACCGGGGAGCACGGAGAG GATGAGGTGTTGGCCGTGTCCAGGAAGATGGTGCTGCGGGTGGAGGACCTGGTGAAATGGGCGTGTCCTGAGCCGACCGGTCTGAGCAGCAGCTCCCAGCTGACTCCGCCCAGTGGAACCAACGGCCTCCACAAACCTCCACCGAGCAGCGAGGGCGACGTCGACACTTCACTGGACACGAGCATCGAGCCGCTCACAGGGAAACCTCAGA ACGTCCTGTCGGAGCGTCAGAGCATCAAAGTGCTCAGCTTCCCACAGTACTGCCGCTTCCGCTCGCTGCAGAGGCGTATCCAGGATGGAGCGAGGGGGCCGGGGGTGCAGGACCCCCACCTGCTGGCCCTGGGCAGCGTGAGGGCGCTGCCCGGCGTCCGGCTGATGTTCTGCAGGGACACGTTCAGCCACCCGACCCTGGAGGGCAGCGACAGCTTCTCCTGGCAGTTCA GATGTCCGTCTCTCAGTCTGCGAGGTCGACCTCGTAAGAGGAGAGGTCGCGACGACAGCGACTCGCCGaactccagccaatcagagtcctGGCTTGAGAGGATGAAG GAGAACGTGATGGGCAGCGTGGAGGTCGGCTGCGAGGGCGACTGGCTCCCTCACCCCGAGGAGCAGCTGTTCCTGGATCAGCTCCACGCCTTCATGGAGCGTCAAGGCTCGCCCATCCACAAGGTCCCCAACCTCGGCTTCAAGAAGA TCGACCTCTTCCTCATGTACTCTGTGGTCAAACGGCTCGGAGGCTACAAAAAG GTGACGATGGACCGACTCTGGAAAATCGTCTATAACGAGTTGGGAGGATGCGCCGGCAGCACCAGCGCCGCCACGTGCACCAGAAGACACTAcgagag gttgaTGCTTCCGTATGAAGAGCATCTCAGAGTAGGAGGAACTGAGTTTAAAATCCCAGAATCCCCCACTCCTCCGAAACCCCGAGGCATCAGAGGAAGGAAACCACTTCAGAGAGGAAGGAAACCAGGACCCAAAGCAAAGGAGAAGATCACAAcctccacttctcctcttccGCCAactgttcctcttcctcgtcttcctcctcttactCATACT AACCTGAGCCCGACTGGCTCGGTGCTGGTGAAGAGAGGCCGAGGCCGGCCGAAGGGAACACGCAACAAGGCCACGCTGATGGCTCAGGCCAAGCTGCTGGCGCTGCAGCAACCCAAACCCAAAGCTGCCGCAGAGACGCTGCTGCTTCAGGCCAAAGGCAGAGAGGGGCCGACcctcagcagcacacacagg acgTCCATCCTCCCCATCAACATGCCCCTGACCCCCGACCTCTCCCCCCTGTCGGCCCCCTTCCTCCACATCCAGCCCAACCCGAAGGAGCTGAACCCGGACAGAGGAGAGTCCgcggctcccccccccaccgtccTCCTCGCCACTCTTCCTCGCCACTTCGTGGGAGGATCGCTGGGAGGCTTCAGCCCCATCAAGGGGATGTGTCCTCTGGACATCTTCAGGAACCACATCAGCCTTCAGAGGGCCCCGGAGAGCCCGGCGCTGACGCCTCAGGACCCGGCCCAGCACCACACCACCATCTTCACCCTGCAGCCCAAAAGTGGAAGCCCGGACACGCCCCATCCCAGTGGGGACCAGCTTCAGCCGCACCCTGGCCACCAGCACCACAACCGCTGCTCGGGGTGTACCGTGGACGACGGAGCCCAGAGGGGGGGCAGCCGGGAGGCCAGGAGCCGGCCCCAGCTGCCCCCTCTCCGGGTCCTGCCTCTCAACCTGGACTGCAGCGTTCAGGTGTGTCAGCTGATGAGGACTCGCCGTCTGGACTCGTCACAGCTGCAGACCTTCACCCGCCGACTCTCCGAGGCCCTGTCCCAGGACCTGAGCGCCAAGCCCCCCTGCTCTCCCATCACCCCTCCCCCCGAGCAGGCGCTGCCCCTCAACCTCAGCAAGCGTTTCCCGGTCAAGAGACCCAGTACTGAGGGGCCGGACCAGTTCAGAGCGGGAAGCAATGGGGACACGGACCAAACGTTGTCCAAGAGGCCCAGAGCGAGCTGCATGGAGCCGGCTGAGGACGCCACGCTGGGGGGGGGTTccagctctgcaggaggagaagagactgATGAGGAGGCAAAGAACCAGGAGGAGCCTGCAGACCTGAGCTCGCCGAGCAGGATCAGGGCCTTCCTGCTCAGGCTGCCTCCCTTCCAGGTGAAACTGGAGGAGGATCTGAACGGGACAATGTTCGGGAAGTTCCTTCCTCCGGGATCCAACAGCGACGCCCAGCGGACTGAGACGGAGAAACTGGAGGGAGGAGTGGTGGTCAAGAAAGAAGTGAAGAAGGAGGCGGAGCTGGTGGTCGACCTGGAGCGACacggaaaaaacaacaaacagacgtctgagcaggaggagacaggccaCGCCCACTGCTCCGGCCCCGTGGAGCTGATgagggcggggccttcaaacgCTGACACACACTGTTTCTAG